ACATTGCTGCGCAAACTTTATACACAAACGCCCCGTTACGGTAAAGAAAGCCTATAAAAAGGGGCGTCTGAATTGAGAGACCGTTAACCTGCGATAATCACTTCGCGGACAAAACGGCTGCCAAAATAGGCGAGAGTCAGGAGGAATGCTCCCACAATGCTGATCCAGATAACGCGGCGTCCGCGCCATCCTGATTGATAGTGCCCCCACAGCAGCACGCCGTAGACAACCCATGCCATCGCAGACAGCACGGCTTTGTGGGCTTTGCCCTGAGCAATCATGTCCTGCACAAACACAAGGCCAGTCAGTAGCGTCAGTGTCAGCAGAACTTCACCAATCAGGATGATGTTGAAAAGCTGTCGTTCAACAGCCATGAGTGGAGGCAGGTTAGGGTTCATCACCAGCTTCTTCTTATTTTTCAGCTGGTGGTCGAGCCATGCCAGTTGAATGGTATATAAAGTCGCAATCATCAGTGTGGAATACGAGAAGAGCGCCAGAGAAATGTGTATCAACACTTCTGGGTGTGCTTCTAGGTGAGTAATAAACGCACCAGGCAGCAGCGTCGCCGCGGTTAGATTGATGGCAGAGAAGCTATAAACCACAGGCAATAGCACCCAAATTCTCATCCTGAACATGAGCCCGGTGGTAATCGCAGCAATGATAAAGCTGATAAGGGACGCGACATTGAGAATACTAAGGTTCTGTCCACCGCCTGACAGAATGAGATCAGAAAGCAGGTAGGCATGTAGCACCAACGCACCAGAAGCACTCAGAAACACCGAGCGGGCTGGGATCTGATTCGGTCCGGACAGGCCGGGAATGATTTGCAAAAGCGCCGCGAAATAAAGCAAAGCAGCGGTAAGTGCTAAAAAGATATCCATGTGTCTTTCAACAACATCGCGTCAAAAAGGAAGGAATCAGTATACCTTGCGCAACTGAGAGTCGCTATCAACTCGGACCGATCTTTGAGATTACCCGCGACAAATTTTAGGAAAAGTGCCTGCAAGCCACTTTAAAACTATCGTTAAAGGCAGCATGTAAGCGGCAGCAATAATGAGATATAATCGCGCCAATTTTGTGTTTATCGCCACCTGACAGGATTTCGGGTCACGTGGTGCCATCGCGTAGATAAGCGAGTAGGACATGTTTGAAAACCTAACGGATCGTCTATCCCGTACGCTGAAAAACATCAGTGGTCGCGGTCGACTGACAGAAGAGAATATAAAAGACACGCTGCGTGAAGTACGCATGGCGCTGCTGGAAGCGGATGTTGCGTTGCCAGTGGTTCGTGACTTCGTGAAGAAAGTAAAAGAAAGCGCAGTTGGACTGGAAGTGTCGAAAAGCCTGACTCCAGGTCAGGAATTCATCAAGATTGTTCAATCTGAACTTGAAGTTGTGATGGGTGAATCCAACTCTGAATTGGATTTGGCAGCGCAGCCACCGGCTGTGGTACTGATGGCGGGCCTGCAAGGTGCAGGTAAAACTACCAGTGTCGGTAAGCTGGGTAAAATGCTCAAAGAGCGCCACAAGAAGAAAGTGCTGGTGGTCTCTGCTGACGTTTATCGCCCTGCGGCGATCAAACAGTTGGAAACACTGGCAGGCGATGTGGGCATTGATTTCTTCCCATCAACGCCGGACCAAAAGCCAGTTGATATTGCCAGTGAAGCATTGGCGCACGGCAAACTGAAATTCTATGACGTGGTTATCGTCGATACCGCAGGTCGTCTGCACGTCGACGAAGAGATGATGGACGAGATTAAAGACGTCCATGCGGCAATCAATCCTGTTGAAACTCTGTTCGTGGTCGATGCCATGACAGGTCAGGATGCGGCGAATACAGCTAAGGCTTTTAACGATGCGCTGCCACTAACCGGTGTGGTACTGACAAAAGTGGACGGTGATGCACGTGGTGGTGCGGCGCTGTCTGTTCGTCATATTACCGGTAAGCCAATCAAGTTTCTGGGTGTAGGTGAGAAAACCGATGCATTGGAACCGTTCCACCCTGACCGTGTTGCCAGCCGTATCCTTGGCATGGGTGACGTGCTGTCACTGATTGAAGACCTCGAGCGCAATGTCGACAAAGACAAAGCCGAGCAACTGGCGAAGAAGTTTAAAGAGAAGAAAGGTTTCGACCTTCAGGACTTCCGCGACCAGCTTCAACAGATGAAAAACATGGGCGGTATGATGGGGATGCTCGACAAACTGCCGGGCATGTCAAACCTGTCTGATGATGTGAAAAACCAAGTGGACGATAAAATCTTCGTTCAGATGGAAGCCATCATCAATTCCATGACGCCGAAAGAGCGTGCACGCCCAGACCTGATTAAAGGCTCACGTAAAAAACGTATCGCCGCTGGTTCAGGTACTCAGGTACAGGACGTTAACCGTCTACTCAAGCAGTTTACCCAGATGCAGAAGATGATGAAGAAGATGCAGAAGGGCGGCATGAAGAACATGATGCGCAATATGAAAGGCATGATGGGCGGCATGGGTGGTGGCGGTGGTATGTTCCCACGCTAAACCGCAATAAAACCTATTCTCCGGTCAGATAAAAGAAGCTGGCTGGGATTCGATAGAGCGACGGAATCGCTAAGTGATTGAAGTCCAGTTACTGCTGATGCTTTTTTAGCTAAAGCAGTTGCATTCGATCACAGAAAGCGTAAAATTCCGGAGCTTTATTTTGGCACGAGGCCCCGTATTAGCACGGGGCCAATTTAATTTAGTAATGCAAAGAGGACGATATGGTAACCATTCGTTTGGCACGTCACGGCGCTAAAAAGCGTCCATTCTATCAAATCGTTGTTGCAGACAGCCGCCAAGCTCGCGACGGTCGCTTCATCGAGAAAGTAGGTTTCTTCAACCCAGTTGCACAGGGTCAAGAAGAGAAGCTGCGTCTGGACCTGGACCGCGTTAACCACTGGGTTGGCGAAGGTGCAGCTGTTTCTGACCGCGTAGCTAAGCTGATCAAAGACGCTGCTAAAGCTGCGTAATTGATTAGTGTCAGGGTTGAAAGAAAAAGAAATGAGTGAGCAAGAAAAGGTTGTAGTAGGCAAGCTAGGTGCTTCTTATGGCATCCGTGGCTGGCTCAAAGTTTTTTCTTACACTGAAAACGCTGAAAACATCTTTAGCTACACACCTTGGTTTATCAAAGTGCGTGGCGAATGGCAGGAATTCAGTCTTGAAGACTGGAAACGCCATGGTCAGGGTTATGTAGGCAAGTTGAAAGGTCTGGATCAGCGTGAAGACGCTCAGGCACTGACAAATGCTGAAATCGCTATCAATGCAGAAGTATTGCCTTCGCTGTCAGATGAAGAATTCTACTGGCGCGAACTTTATGGAATGGAAGTGGTGACAACCAAAGGGTACAACCTGGGTAAAGTCACAGACATTCTGGAAACGGGCTCTAACGATGTATTGGTCATTCAAGCGAACCCGAAAGATGCTTTTGGCCAGAAGGAACGTTTAATACCGTTCCTCGATGGGCAAGTCATCAAGTTGATTGATCGCTCTGCTCAACGGATCGAAGTTGACTGGGATCCTGGATTTTAATTCCCCCAGTAACATTTAAAGCAATGGGAGTGGAAAAATGTGGGTTGGTATAATCAGCCTTTTTCCTGAAATGTTCCGTGCTGTTACTGAATTTGGGGTAACTGGCCAGGCGGTTAAAAAAGGCCTGCTCGAGGTAGAAACGTGGAATCCCCGCGATTTTACCCACGACAAACACCGGACGGTTGATGACCGCCCATATGGTGGAGGCCCAGGCATGTTGATGATGGTTCAGCCTTTGCGCGATGCCATTCACACTGCCAAGAAAGCCGCTGATGGCAAGGCGAAAGTGATTTACCTTTCACCTCAAGGCCGAAAGCTTGACCAAGCAGGTGTTGAGGAGCTGGCGCAGAACGAGAAGTTGATTCT
The nucleotide sequence above comes from Grimontia kaedaensis. Encoded proteins:
- a CDS encoding cytochrome C assembly family protein; the encoded protein is MDIFLALTAALLYFAALLQIIPGLSGPNQIPARSVFLSASGALVLHAYLLSDLILSGGGQNLSILNVASLISFIIAAITTGLMFRMRIWVLLPVVYSFSAINLTAATLLPGAFITHLEAHPEVLIHISLALFSYSTLMIATLYTIQLAWLDHQLKNKKKLVMNPNLPPLMAVERQLFNIILIGEVLLTLTLLTGLVFVQDMIAQGKAHKAVLSAMAWVVYGVLLWGHYQSGWRGRRVIWISIVGAFLLTLAYFGSRFVREVIIAG
- the ffh gene encoding signal recognition particle protein, producing the protein MFENLTDRLSRTLKNISGRGRLTEENIKDTLREVRMALLEADVALPVVRDFVKKVKESAVGLEVSKSLTPGQEFIKIVQSELEVVMGESNSELDLAAQPPAVVLMAGLQGAGKTTSVGKLGKMLKERHKKKVLVVSADVYRPAAIKQLETLAGDVGIDFFPSTPDQKPVDIASEALAHGKLKFYDVVIVDTAGRLHVDEEMMDEIKDVHAAINPVETLFVVDAMTGQDAANTAKAFNDALPLTGVVLTKVDGDARGGAALSVRHITGKPIKFLGVGEKTDALEPFHPDRVASRILGMGDVLSLIEDLERNVDKDKAEQLAKKFKEKKGFDLQDFRDQLQQMKNMGGMMGMLDKLPGMSNLSDDVKNQVDDKIFVQMEAIINSMTPKERARPDLIKGSRKKRIAAGSGTQVQDVNRLLKQFTQMQKMMKKMQKGGMKNMMRNMKGMMGGMGGGGGMFPR
- the rpsP gene encoding 30S ribosomal protein S16 gives rise to the protein MVTIRLARHGAKKRPFYQIVVADSRQARDGRFIEKVGFFNPVAQGQEEKLRLDLDRVNHWVGEGAAVSDRVAKLIKDAAKAA
- the rimM gene encoding ribosome maturation factor RimM (Essential for efficient processing of 16S rRNA), producing the protein MSEQEKVVVGKLGASYGIRGWLKVFSYTENAENIFSYTPWFIKVRGEWQEFSLEDWKRHGQGYVGKLKGLDQREDAQALTNAEIAINAEVLPSLSDEEFYWRELYGMEVVTTKGYNLGKVTDILETGSNDVLVIQANPKDAFGQKERLIPFLDGQVIKLIDRSAQRIEVDWDPGF